AGGGGGATTTGGGTGAAAAAAGAGGAGGAGGCATTTTAAAGTCTATGGTAAGTAGGAAAGCGTTTTTAGAGGACAAAAGTCATCGGATTAGGTTTGTTTTTACACCAAGGCATTGTTCCTGGTTAAACCCTATTGAAAACTGGTTCTCCAAAATTCAAAGGCAACTCATCAGCCGGACAAGCTTTACATCTAAAAGCATGCTTTGTGAAACAATAGAAAGATATATCAATTGTTACAATCAGCATTGGCTAAAGCCTTTGAAATGGAAGTTCAAAGGCTTTATAAAGGAAAAGGAAATTAATATCATATTAACTTAGTTCCTAGTGCACTAGGAGCTAAATTCCTACTACATTAGCTTCGCAGAGCTCGCCACAGCAGAGCTGCCCCGATGAAATGAATCGGGATTTAGAAATAGGCTCAGTTCTTCGGAGTCTTTAGCCTGCTGACTTTACTTAAAAAAGTTTGCGTAGCTACGGTTCCGATAGCCATCGGAATTCAGAAAGTGAACTCTGCGCGCTTTTTGAAGTGCGTCAGCAAACAAAATACTCTCGAATAAATAGCGTATTTATTAAATCCCCAGCGCACTAGTGGTCAGGTTTTCCTATTTTCAAAAAAAATTTAATATTTTTGTAATAGCTTTGTTTTCAGGCAATTACAATCTTATAGTTCATTCAGGAACTGTTCTTTTCAGGTATTCCATTCAAGCAATTTCAATGTTTATAAATAACAGGTTACCCTCAAGTGATATTGACTTCAAGTTGAAACAGAAAAAACAAACTTTACTCAGGGTAAATTGCTACAGCTTCTATCTCTACCAAAATATCGGGACGAGCCAGTCGGTACACTCCTAAAGTAGTGCGGGCAACCTTCGTAGGGTTTTGCGCATTGTTAAAAAACTTATTATATGCTTTGAACCAAGCGTCAAAATCAGGCTCCTGGCTGTTTTGGGCATCAGGTGCAATGTATACTCTTAAATATACCACATCTTTCATTTCCAAGCCCGCCTCCTGCAATATTTTTTCAATGCGTTGGAGCGTATGAATGCTTTGGGTGTATGTATCTCCCCGGCGCTTGTGTGCATTGGTTTTGGCTGCAGTAGAGTCTAGCAATGGAGCTACTAGTCCACTGGTCAAAAAAGTTTTTTTTCCTTTGGGTATGGCTACTCCCCGTAGTATAGACGATGTCGGATTGTCGTAGCGCTTAATTTGGAGATTTTCTGGCTCTTTAGGTTTTCTTTCTGTGGTTTTATTTTTGGTCTCACCATTAGTTGGGGCACTTTGTTTACTTTGACAAGCTGTTATCAGGCTTAGCCAAACCATACACTGGAGTAATTTTGCTGTCATATTGCTTACAAATTTAGGTGTTGAATAAATTCAGTCATTTTTTTAAGCGTAGCTTTTGGGTATTCTTTATGAAGAGCGTGTCCACAATTGGGCAACCTAACTATTGTTCAATGCCCAAAAGAATAAAAAAAACTCGAAATAGGGCAGACTTAGGTCAACTATCTTGTTGAAAATTTTAAGTAGATTTAGTTTACAGGTTTGTTAAAGTGGGCAAGTGTTTGATGAATTCAAAAAAACGATGGTTTTATAGTAGTACTTGGCATACAGGCAATCAAAAAGGCTACTCTACCCTACTATTTTTTCGCCTCGGTTTGTGTCTCCGCAAATCGCTGGGGGTTTCGATCATCTCGTGAAGACACCATAGCCGTCAGGCTACTATTTTTTTACCCCTGAAACATCTTTTAGTATTCAAATTTTGGCGATTCGATCAGCGCGTGGGGACACTCGCTGAGGCGGTGACAATATTTTTAAGTGATTTTTTTACTATGCTTCTCTTAGCCTGACGGCTATGGTGAAGACACGAGCTGAGGCGATGACGGTACTTTTGAAAAACCTACAGTTTTACTGTGCTGAGCTCAACGAAGTTAAAAGCTGGGTAGAGTACAAAAAGGCAAATGAAGTACTTCTTTTTATTTTTTCTTCTGGTTTGTTGCCAAAAAATGGTATTTTTACACCTGT
This window of the Microscilla marina ATCC 23134 genome carries:
- a CDS encoding RidA family protein — protein: MTAKLLQCMVWLSLITACQSKQSAPTNGETKNKTTERKPKEPENLQIKRYDNPTSSILRGVAIPKGKKTFLTSGLVAPLLDSTAAKTNAHKRRGDTYTQSIHTLQRIEKILQEAGLEMKDVVYLRVYIAPDAQNSQEPDFDAWFKAYNKFFNNAQNPTKVARTTLGVYRLARPDILVEIEAVAIYPE
- a CDS encoding transposase, coding for MEKSLNDTRNEQDFLSFIKVLIEKYPVNDDITIIADNLNTHMFASLVKWVAKQIDFQGDLGEKRGGGILKSMVSRKAFLEDKSHRIRFVFTPRHCSWLNPIENWFSKIQRQLISRTSFTSKSMLCETIERYINCYNQHWLKPLKWKFKGFIKEKEINIILT